The following are encoded together in the Acidobacteriota bacterium genome:
- a CDS encoding c-type cytochrome produces MTGHVMGRTQAAATLAAAALLVALPASAQVDLGTEEQRAAGKVVYDKYCGQCHGDTGDGNGYATPRVQPKPRDFTTGTYKFRTTPNGMLPTDDDLRRIIEIGAPYTSMPGWPNLTSAEIENVIYYIKSFSPDFENPDRYGDPIDIPRPLESTEESVARGRVVYEEQGCAACHGEVGRGDGPSAPTLVNDKGDPIKVADLTQRWTYRGGPTKEDIYRTFSTGLNGTPMPSYADSLEVEDRQHLVNYVYSLGDGDDPNYGTLITAVYSEEPIDLQDGETLDALFGSAPTTRFPLVGQISEPGRNFFPSVTSIEAQAIYNRDEITFRVRWHDLRADTSGRNNPSLEVPMWDEDNGIGDDSGDDGSDSDDFFGDFGGEEAPAEEDFFGDSGDDFFGDSGDDFFGAADAGPSGAEFSDAVALQFPASLAPAESPELKPYFLYGDAQNPVDLWFVNLTYGVADTFRGRGSDAIEPTEADIVEAVTSYDQGAWTVTYKRRRSSRAGVSFAEEQYTPVAFSVWDGFNRERGNKRALSSWFYVYTEPSVEQAVAGPVLRAALIVLAIELLVVFLVRRRARQQAAGEGTSGASLTATEAPAV; encoded by the coding sequence ATGACCGGACACGTCATGGGACGCACTCAGGCTGCGGCAACGCTCGCCGCCGCCGCTCTGCTAGTGGCTCTACCGGCCAGCGCCCAGGTCGACCTCGGCACCGAGGAGCAGCGGGCGGCCGGCAAGGTCGTCTACGACAAGTACTGCGGCCAGTGCCACGGCGACACCGGCGACGGCAACGGCTACGCCACGCCGCGCGTCCAGCCGAAGCCGCGCGACTTCACGACCGGCACCTACAAGTTCCGGACCACACCGAACGGCATGCTGCCGACGGACGACGATCTGCGCCGGATCATCGAAATCGGCGCCCCCTACACCTCGATGCCGGGCTGGCCGAACCTGACCAGCGCTGAGATCGAGAACGTCATCTACTACATCAAGTCCTTCTCGCCCGACTTCGAGAACCCCGACCGCTACGGCGACCCGATCGACATTCCCCGGCCGCTCGAGTCGACCGAGGAGTCGGTCGCCCGCGGCCGCGTGGTTTACGAGGAGCAGGGCTGCGCCGCCTGCCACGGCGAGGTCGGACGGGGCGACGGTCCCTCGGCGCCGACCCTGGTCAACGACAAGGGCGACCCGATCAAGGTCGCCGACCTGACCCAGCGCTGGACCTACCGCGGCGGCCCAACCAAGGAGGACATCTACCGCACGTTCTCCACCGGGCTGAACGGCACGCCCATGCCCTCCTACGCCGACTCGCTCGAGGTCGAGGATCGCCAGCACCTGGTGAACTACGTCTACTCGCTCGGCGACGGCGACGACCCGAACTACGGAACCCTGATCACGGCCGTCTACTCGGAGGAGCCGATCGATCTGCAGGACGGGGAAACACTCGACGCGCTGTTCGGATCCGCGCCGACGACCCGGTTCCCCCTGGTCGGCCAGATCAGCGAACCAGGGCGCAACTTCTTCCCCTCCGTGACCTCGATCGAGGCCCAGGCGATCTACAACCGCGACGAGATCACGTTCCGGGTCCGCTGGCACGATCTGCGCGCCGACACCTCGGGCCGCAACAACCCGAGCCTGGAAGTGCCGATGTGGGACGAGGACAACGGCATCGGCGACGATTCGGGCGACGACGGGAGCGACTCCGACGACTTCTTCGGCGACTTCGGCGGCGAGGAAGCGCCCGCGGAAGAGGACTTCTTCGGCGATAGTGGCGACGATTTCTTCGGCGATAGCGGCGACGACTTCTTCGGCGCCGCCGACGCAGGGCCCTCCGGCGCCGAGTTCTCCGACGCCGTGGCGCTGCAGTTCCCGGCCTCACTGGCCCCCGCGGAGTCCCCCGAACTCAAGCCGTACTTCCTGTACGGCGACGCACAGAACCCCGTCGACCTCTGGTTCGTCAACCTGACCTACGGGGTCGCCGACACCTTCCGGGGCCGCGGCAGCGATGCGATCGAGCCGACCGAGGCGGACATCGTCGAGGCGGTGACCTCCTACGACCAGGGCGCGTGGACCGTGACCTACAAGCGGCGCCGCTCGTCGCGAGCCGGCGTCAGCTTCGCCGAAGAGCAGTACACGCCAGTCGCCTTCAGCGTCTGGGACGGCTTCAACCGCGAACGCGGCAACAAGCGAGCGCTATCGTCCTGGTTCTACGTCTACACCGAGCCGAGCGTCGAGCAGGCCGTGGCGGGTCCTGTGCTCCGCGCCGCCCTGATCGTGCTCGCGATCGAGCTGCTGGTCGTCTTCCTGGTTCGCCGCCGGGCCCGCCAGCAGGCGGCCGGCGAAGGGACCTCGGGCGCCAGCCTCACCGCGACCGAGGCCCCCGCCGTCTGA
- a CDS encoding cytochrome c, whose protein sequence is MRRLPEAAALAAVLLLLGCRGMPSPFPPIHPNPNMDYQERYDPQEASAFFYDGMAMRQPVAGTVARGQLDVDHRLLFGRDDEGYFLESAPIAVTDDILARGEDRYTIYCQPCHDERGTGQGILFERASTPTASLHDERITAYNDGRMYDVITNGVGLMAGYRYPLTVEDRWAVVAYVRELQQERRTMQAERAARQ, encoded by the coding sequence ATGCGCCGGCTGCCCGAAGCCGCGGCCCTGGCCGCCGTCCTCCTGCTCCTCGGCTGCCGGGGCATGCCGTCGCCCTTTCCGCCGATCCACCCCAACCCGAACATGGACTACCAGGAGCGCTACGACCCTCAGGAGGCGAGCGCCTTCTTCTACGACGGCATGGCGATGCGCCAGCCTGTCGCGGGCACCGTGGCGCGCGGGCAGCTCGACGTCGACCACCGCCTCCTGTTCGGGCGCGACGACGAGGGCTACTTCCTGGAATCCGCGCCCATCGCGGTCACCGACGACATCCTCGCCCGCGGTGAAGACCGCTACACCATCTACTGCCAGCCTTGCCACGACGAGCGCGGCACGGGCCAGGGCATCCTGTTCGAACGCGCCAGCACCCCCACCGCCTCCCTCCACGACGAACGCATCACCGCCTACAACGACGGCCGCATGTACGACGTGATCACGAACGGCGTCGGGTTGATGGCGGGCTACCGCTACCCGCTGACGGTCGAGGACCGCTGGGCGGTCGTCGCCTACGTCCGTGAACTGCAGCAGGAACGCCGCACGATGCAGGCGGAGCGGGCGGCACGCCAGTAG
- a CDS encoding c-type cytochrome encodes MWGLNLPVVLALAAIGGVLAWRRANTLVWLLYTLGALWAFFRFGFAVPIPQSVATIYLGITGLALVCYASSSRERLAETVQPIKRLILEPRYRLALAGLLVALPALAAYNVYADLTVPLEAPGFGREVHPPPPTEMTVHDETIDMATAENPYLHYKHDDPELYAKHLENGRRVYYENCFWCHGDGMGGDGMFAHGLNPVPSNFNDVGTLPILQSSFVQWRIAKGAPGLPASGTPWDSAMPAWEKFLTNEEMWDVNLFIYDFNGYEPRALGQH; translated from the coding sequence ATGTGGGGACTTAACCTTCCCGTTGTTCTCGCACTGGCCGCCATTGGCGGAGTGCTCGCCTGGCGGCGGGCCAACACCCTCGTCTGGCTCCTCTATACCCTGGGCGCCCTGTGGGCCTTCTTCAGGTTCGGCTTCGCCGTGCCGATCCCGCAGTCCGTCGCAACGATCTACCTGGGGATCACCGGGCTCGCGCTGGTCTGCTACGCCTCTTCCAGCCGTGAGCGATTGGCGGAGACGGTCCAGCCGATCAAGCGCCTGATTCTCGAGCCTCGTTACCGCCTGGCCCTGGCCGGTCTTCTCGTCGCGCTCCCAGCCCTGGCCGCCTACAACGTCTACGCCGACCTGACCGTTCCTCTCGAGGCGCCAGGCTTCGGCAGGGAGGTCCATCCGCCGCCGCCCACGGAGATGACCGTCCACGACGAGACGATCGACATGGCAACGGCCGAGAATCCGTACCTCCACTACAAGCACGACGATCCGGAGTTGTACGCGAAGCACCTGGAGAACGGCCGCCGCGTCTACTACGAGAACTGCTTCTGGTGCCACGGAGACGGCATGGGAGGCGACGGCATGTTCGCCCACGGCCTGAACCCGGTGCCCAGCAACTTCAACGACGTCGGCACGCTGCCGATCCTGCAGTCCTCCTTCGTTCAGTGGCGGATCGCCAAGGGGGCCCCCGGCCTCCCCGCCTCGGGAACTCCCTGGGACAGCGCCATGCCGGCCTGGGAGAAGTTCCTGACCAACGAGGAGATGTGGGACGTCAACCTGTTCATTTACGACTTCAACGGTTACGAGCCGCGCGCCCTGGGGCAGCACTGA
- a CDS encoding SCO family protein, translating to MVPEVVNRPEEPNSLRRRLLNPWVLAALAGLVLIPAIRPLLRFEPDPPPVLRQLPDWRLVDQNGESFGSGDLAGEVYVASFLFTRCATVCPRLTASLRQLDRRYREEGVEGVRLVSFSVDPEHDTPERLRDYAGSRSLDLERWSLLTGAEPEVRSIVVDGFALPMGERLDLAGGLVDVAHAARLALVDRDGAVRGYYASDAVGLDEVFHRTRQILAE from the coding sequence ATGGTCCCAGAAGTCGTCAACCGGCCGGAAGAACCGAACAGTCTGCGCCGACGCTTGCTGAACCCATGGGTTCTCGCGGCGCTGGCAGGTCTCGTCCTGATCCCGGCGATCAGGCCGTTGCTCCGGTTCGAGCCCGACCCCCCGCCGGTGCTGCGGCAGTTGCCCGACTGGCGACTGGTCGACCAGAACGGTGAGTCGTTCGGTAGCGGCGATCTGGCGGGCGAGGTCTACGTGGCCTCATTCCTGTTCACACGCTGCGCCACGGTCTGTCCGCGCCTCACGGCCTCGCTGCGCCAGCTGGACCGGCGCTACCGCGAGGAGGGGGTCGAGGGCGTGAGGCTGGTCAGCTTTTCAGTCGATCCGGAGCACGACACGCCGGAGCGGTTACGCGACTATGCCGGGAGCCGGAGCCTGGACCTGGAGCGCTGGAGCCTCCTCACCGGCGCCGAGCCGGAGGTGCGCTCGATAGTTGTCGACGGTTTCGCCCTGCCCATGGGAGAACGGCTGGACCTGGCCGGCGGTCTGGTCGACGTCGCGCACGCGGCGCGGCTGGCCCTCGTCGACCGCGACGGCGCCGTCCGCGGCTACTACGCCTCGGACGCCGTCGGCCTGGACGAGGTCTTCCACCGCACCCGGCAGATCCTGGCGGAGTAG
- a CDS encoding cytochrome ubiquinol oxidase subunit I: MTRNRILFGIGVLAFVSVIVTVRLGGFLVDNEYRQPERQVAAQEEQGEAELTPRQQGIVDEQAADEAEARARPYEEAEYRTVPFVGSRVTVWVLAQLHLLFAAFVLAVPLFAFIIEFVGYVKKEERYNKLAYEFTKLLSVSFSMTATFGAFLTFGLIILYPKFTNYLMHIFSPTFLPYVLLFFLEALFLYSYYYGWGKFGPKMHLFLGFMLNIVGTAIMFIANAWLTFMMSPGRRDDVDGDGVPDFVSAVSESGALLSLRDAFFNFTWMPINIHRIIANVAFGGSIAAAYAAFRYLQAKTDEEKAHFDWMGYVGNFVAIIAFLPLPFAGYYLAAEIYAFSQTLGIQMMGGTFSWLFVIQAALIGNLFLGANYYLWLGMGRMEGGVHFQKFIKWLLIAIALCFAVWATPRYAISSVSEIAAMGGSSHPQLSYLGQMSAKNTAVNILILSTYMSFLLYRRTGRQSVHPHRQLLTRAQAIVFSSAAALVIFYGVYGYFVDSATRIRFAIPQVYSVLAALVVITVIDLPLYRNATQSGETKWGKIPAVSQYALIFIALSFTWLMGLMGYVRSGLRQEWHVYGVVLDTSPDAYTPTLGFATQVVSVTVLIFFGLLGVVFWLSSLGGKKDWEPRTPADGGGRLEGGQAA, translated from the coding sequence ATGACCAGAAACAGGATCCTCTTCGGCATCGGCGTTCTCGCCTTCGTCTCCGTGATCGTCACGGTGCGTCTGGGCGGATTCCTCGTGGACAACGAGTACCGCCAGCCGGAGCGGCAGGTCGCCGCTCAGGAAGAGCAGGGCGAGGCCGAGCTCACGCCGCGCCAACAGGGCATCGTCGACGAGCAGGCCGCGGACGAAGCCGAAGCGAGGGCCAGACCCTACGAGGAGGCCGAGTACCGGACGGTCCCGTTCGTTGGCAGCCGGGTCACCGTCTGGGTGCTGGCGCAGCTCCATCTGCTGTTCGCGGCGTTCGTCCTCGCAGTGCCGCTGTTCGCCTTCATCATCGAGTTCGTCGGCTACGTGAAGAAGGAGGAGCGCTACAACAAGCTCGCGTACGAGTTCACGAAGCTCCTCTCCGTCTCGTTCTCGATGACCGCCACCTTCGGGGCGTTCCTGACCTTCGGGCTGATCATCCTCTACCCGAAGTTCACGAACTACCTGATGCACATCTTCTCGCCGACGTTCCTGCCCTACGTCCTGCTGTTCTTCCTGGAGGCGCTGTTCCTCTACAGCTACTACTACGGCTGGGGCAAGTTCGGGCCGAAGATGCACCTGTTCCTCGGCTTCATGCTGAACATCGTGGGCACCGCGATCATGTTCATCGCGAACGCCTGGCTCACCTTCATGATGTCGCCCGGCAGGCGCGACGACGTGGACGGCGACGGTGTGCCCGACTTCGTCTCCGCTGTCTCGGAGAGCGGCGCCCTCCTGAGCCTCCGGGACGCGTTCTTCAACTTCACGTGGATGCCGATCAACATCCACCGAATCATCGCCAACGTCGCGTTCGGCGGCTCGATCGCCGCCGCCTACGCCGCCTTCCGCTACCTGCAGGCGAAGACGGACGAGGAGAAGGCCCACTTCGACTGGATGGGCTACGTCGGCAACTTCGTCGCCATCATCGCCTTCCTCCCCCTGCCCTTCGCGGGCTACTACCTGGCCGCCGAGATCTACGCCTTCAGCCAGACCCTGGGCATCCAGATGATGGGCGGCACCTTCTCCTGGCTGTTCGTCATCCAGGCGGCTCTCATCGGCAACCTGTTCCTGGGCGCGAACTACTACCTCTGGCTGGGAATGGGCCGCATGGAGGGCGGCGTTCACTTCCAGAAATTCATCAAGTGGTTGCTGATCGCGATTGCCCTCTGCTTCGCCGTCTGGGCGACGCCGCGCTACGCCATCTCATCGGTATCCGAGATCGCCGCGATGGGCGGCAGCAGCCACCCGCAGCTTTCCTACCTGGGGCAGATGTCGGCCAAGAACACGGCGGTCAACATCCTGATCCTCTCGACCTACATGAGCTTCCTGCTCTATCGGCGGACCGGTAGACAGTCGGTCCATCCGCACCGGCAGCTACTAACCCGCGCACAGGCGATCGTCTTCTCCTCAGCGGCGGCGCTGGTCATCTTCTACGGCGTCTACGGCTATTTCGTCGACTCGGCGACGCGCATCCGCTTCGCGATCCCGCAGGTCTACTCTGTGCTCGCGGCGCTGGTCGTGATCACGGTGATCGACCTGCCCCTGTACCGCAACGCCACGCAGTCGGGCGAAACGAAATGGGGCAAGATCCCGGCGGTATCGCAGTATGCGCTGATCTTCATCGCGCTCAGCTTCACCTGGCTGATGGGACTGATGGGCTACGTCCGCTCCGGGCTGCGCCAGGAATGGCACGTGTACGGCGTGGTCCTGGACACATCCCCGGACGCCTACACGCCTACCCTGGGTTTCGCGACCCAGGTCGTTTCCGTCACCGTTCTCATCTTCTTCGGCCTGCTCGGCGTCGTCTTCTGGCTCAGCAGCCTTGGCGGCAAGAAAGACTGGGAGCCCAGGACTCCGGCTGACGGCGGCGGGCGCCTCGAAGGGGGCCAGGCGGCATGA
- a CDS encoding cytochrome c, translated as MKLSVPMPVRLVLLVVGTTAFYMYLGQIVPQREAHPPPPVLISAEMTTEDLVAVGAELASGKGQCLVGCHTVGQSGPLRYPDLDGIGARAATQIEGLSGLEYLAQSLYEPAAFIVPGFADGMQAIDQPPISLSEDEMKAVIAWLQSLGGTPTVTLETDLGY; from the coding sequence ATGAAGCTGAGCGTCCCGATGCCGGTCCGCCTGGTCCTGCTGGTGGTGGGCACCACGGCCTTCTACATGTACCTGGGCCAGATCGTGCCGCAGAGAGAGGCCCACCCGCCGCCGCCCGTCCTGATCAGCGCCGAGATGACGACGGAAGATCTGGTCGCGGTCGGCGCAGAGCTCGCCAGCGGAAAGGGACAGTGCCTGGTCGGCTGCCATACGGTCGGACAGAGCGGTCCGCTCCGCTACCCGGACCTGGACGGAATCGGCGCCCGAGCCGCGACCCAGATCGAAGGGCTCTCCGGCCTTGAGTACCTGGCCCAGTCCCTCTACGAACCGGCGGCGTTCATCGTTCCCGGCTTTGCGGATGGAATGCAGGCGATAGACCAGCCGCCGATCAGCCTCTCGGAAGACGAAATGAAAGCGGTGATCGCCTGGCTGCAGAGCCTTGGCGGAACGCCGACCGTGACCCTCGAAACCGACCTCGGCTACTGA
- a CDS encoding TAT-variant-translocated molybdopterin oxidoreductase translates to MSAGNGNRPERTYWRSLEQLQGDSGPVAVLEREFPEGASEAPPELLQDGVSRRSVLAMLGGTASLAGLTGCDIIRRPVEHIVPYVDAPEGMVPGVPLAYATTMPFGSRALGLLVESHEGRPTKVEGNELHPFSEGASSVWAQASMLDLYDPDRSKSVRFGDEASSWDDFVAAWTEGDLGPASDGTGFAILAEPSSSPTLVRLKEALLDRYPQARWVTWEPVSEENADQGTASAAGEHVHALYHVDRAQVLLTLDSDFLSTEGDSVRNLRGYSRARRVSEDGGGSPLRHYAVDGVHSVTAANADHRLRVQSGRVATFVARLGSALAGHGLELPLDAGAPAGDIDDAWVDALAQDLVAHRGAGLIVAGNRQPAAVHAAVYALNSALGNAGSTVTYHRTPDSGTSSDEDLAALSAAIHEGAVDRLLVLGANPAYSAPADLDFSAALESLGSAGAVIHVGAYRDETSRFARWHVPLAHYLESWGDARATDGTASVVQPLIEPLYGAKSLAEVLALAALGESRDGRDLVRETWSGILGLPLEEDADEAAAAGTSPEAETDAEAAADGEVEETEAEEAVQVDPMSLPFPVALSEFEVAWRKVLHDGLLDGSAAPAADLPTIAPDDGAAAVRAAGDAAQAIAASDDLEVVFRCSPAVHDGRFANNGWLQELPDAMTKLTWDNAALISPTTAGALGLENEDLVTVASGGRELELPVWQVPGQADNTVTLDLGYGRDFPGRIASAANAGGRAPGRNTYLLRTSEAPDLARGTLSPTGGAYPLAQTQDHHSMEGRPIVREADLDYFEAHPDFATAHSEKPHENSMWDEWTYQDSPQWGMTIDLNACVGCNACMIACQSENNVPIVGKEQVMEGREMHWLRIDRYFSDEGESRGMLRDLVHDLPSEPQTSFQPVPCMQCENAPCEQVCPVAATVHDSEGLNAMVYNRCIGTRYCSNNCPYKVRRFNYFNFTKDTPEVMKLGKNPDVTIRSRGVMEKCTYCVQRISRAKVDAKQDGRGLADGDVVTACQQACPAEAIRFGDITDAASGVSQAKASPRNYNLLDDLHTKPRTTYLAKIRHPNREITPAPPPAEDHGGGEEAH, encoded by the coding sequence ATGAGCGCTGGCAACGGCAATCGGCCGGAGAGAACCTACTGGCGTAGCCTCGAGCAACTACAGGGCGATTCCGGGCCGGTCGCCGTCCTCGAACGGGAGTTCCCGGAGGGTGCGTCGGAAGCGCCGCCCGAGCTGCTGCAGGACGGCGTCAGCCGGCGCAGCGTGCTCGCCATGCTGGGTGGGACCGCGTCGCTCGCCGGCCTCACCGGCTGCGACATCATCCGCCGTCCCGTCGAGCACATCGTCCCCTACGTCGACGCTCCCGAGGGCATGGTCCCCGGCGTTCCGCTGGCCTACGCCACCACGATGCCGTTCGGCAGCCGGGCACTCGGTCTGCTGGTCGAGAGCCACGAAGGCCGGCCGACCAAGGTCGAAGGCAACGAGCTTCATCCGTTCTCGGAGGGCGCGTCGAGCGTGTGGGCTCAGGCCTCGATGCTCGACCTCTACGATCCCGACCGGTCGAAGTCCGTACGGTTCGGCGACGAGGCGTCCTCCTGGGACGACTTCGTGGCCGCCTGGACCGAAGGCGACCTCGGTCCGGCGTCCGACGGCACGGGCTTCGCGATCCTCGCCGAGCCGTCCTCGTCGCCGACCCTGGTCCGGCTCAAGGAAGCGCTTCTCGACCGCTATCCGCAGGCCCGATGGGTGACCTGGGAACCGGTGAGCGAAGAGAACGCCGATCAGGGGACGGCGTCCGCCGCCGGTGAGCACGTCCACGCGCTGTACCACGTGGACCGCGCGCAGGTCCTGCTGACCCTGGATTCCGATTTCCTCAGCACCGAGGGCGACAGCGTCCGCAACCTGCGCGGCTACTCCCGGGCCCGGCGCGTGAGCGAGGACGGCGGCGGCAGCCCGCTGCGGCACTACGCCGTCGACGGTGTCCACTCGGTCACGGCGGCGAACGCGGACCACCGCCTGCGGGTACAGAGCGGTCGCGTCGCAACCTTCGTCGCCCGGCTCGGCAGCGCGCTCGCTGGTCACGGCCTGGAGCTGCCGCTTGACGCCGGCGCGCCGGCCGGAGACATCGACGACGCCTGGGTCGACGCGCTGGCGCAGGATCTGGTCGCCCACCGGGGCGCCGGCCTGATCGTCGCCGGCAACCGCCAGCCGGCAGCCGTCCACGCCGCCGTCTACGCCCTGAACTCGGCGCTCGGCAACGCCGGCTCGACCGTGACGTACCACCGGACGCCCGACAGCGGCACTTCGAGCGACGAGGACCTCGCCGCCCTGTCGGCGGCGATCCACGAAGGCGCGGTCGACCGTTTGCTGGTCCTGGGCGCCAACCCGGCTTACAGCGCTCCCGCCGACCTCGACTTCTCCGCCGCCCTGGAGAGCCTGGGCAGCGCGGGCGCGGTCATCCACGTCGGCGCCTACCGGGACGAAACGAGCCGCTTCGCGCGCTGGCACGTGCCGCTCGCCCACTACCTCGAGAGCTGGGGCGACGCCCGGGCCACCGATGGCACGGCGAGCGTTGTGCAGCCTCTGATCGAGCCGCTCTACGGCGCGAAGAGCCTCGCCGAAGTGCTGGCGCTGGCCGCTCTGGGGGAGTCCCGCGACGGCCGCGATCTGGTTCGCGAAACCTGGTCCGGGATTCTCGGCCTGCCGCTCGAGGAGGACGCCGACGAGGCGGCCGCCGCCGGGACGTCGCCAGAAGCCGAGACAGACGCCGAAGCCGCCGCTGACGGCGAGGTCGAAGAGACCGAAGCGGAAGAGGCCGTGCAGGTCGACCCGATGTCGCTGCCGTTCCCCGTGGCCCTCTCAGAGTTCGAAGTCGCCTGGCGCAAGGTGCTGCACGACGGCCTGCTGGACGGCAGCGCCGCGCCGGCGGCCGATCTCCCCACCATCGCCCCTGATGATGGCGCGGCCGCGGTGCGAGCCGCGGGCGACGCCGCCCAGGCGATCGCCGCGAGCGACGACCTGGAAGTCGTCTTCCGATGTTCCCCGGCGGTCCACGACGGTCGCTTCGCCAACAACGGCTGGCTGCAGGAGCTGCCGGACGCGATGACCAAGCTGACCTGGGACAACGCCGCGCTGATCAGCCCCACCACCGCCGGAGCGCTGGGCCTCGAGAACGAGGACCTCGTCACGGTGGCCTCCGGCGGGCGCGAGCTCGAGCTGCCCGTCTGGCAGGTGCCGGGACAGGCGGACAACACGGTGACGCTCGACCTCGGTTACGGCCGCGACTTCCCGGGCCGGATCGCGAGCGCCGCCAACGCCGGGGGCCGCGCTCCCGGGCGGAACACCTATCTCCTGCGCACCTCGGAGGCGCCCGATCTCGCCCGCGGGACGCTCAGCCCGACCGGCGGCGCCTATCCGCTGGCGCAGACCCAGGACCACCACTCGATGGAGGGTCGCCCGATCGTCCGCGAGGCCGATCTCGACTACTTCGAGGCGCATCCCGACTTCGCGACAGCCCACAGCGAGAAGCCGCACGAGAACTCGATGTGGGACGAGTGGACCTACCAGGACTCGCCGCAGTGGGGCATGACGATCGACCTGAACGCCTGCGTCGGCTGCAACGCCTGCATGATCGCCTGCCAGAGCGAGAACAACGTGCCGATCGTCGGCAAGGAGCAGGTGATGGAGGGCCGGGAGATGCACTGGCTCCGCATCGACCGCTACTTCTCCGACGAGGGAGAATCACGCGGCATGCTCCGGGACCTCGTCCACGACCTCCCGTCCGAGCCTCAGACGAGTTTCCAGCCGGTGCCCTGCATGCAGTGCGAGAACGCGCCCTGCGAGCAGGTCTGCCCGGTCGCGGCCACAGTGCACGACAGCGAAGGGCTGAATGCAATGGTCTACAACCGTTGCATCGGCACCCGCTACTGCTCGAACAACTGCCCCTACAAGGTACGGCGCTTCAACTACTTCAACTTCACCAAGGACACCCCCGAGGTGATGAAGCTGGGCAAGAACCCGGACGTCACGATCCGTTCCCGGGGCGTGATGGAGAAGTGCACGTACTGCGTCCAGCGAATCAGCCGCGCCAAGGTCGACGCCAAGCAGGACGGGCGGGGTCTGGCCGACGGTGACGTCGTCACCGCGTGCCAGCAGGCCTGCCCGGCCGAGGCGATCCGCTTTGGCGACATCACGGACGCGGCGAGCGGCGTTTCCCAGGCGAAGGCGAGCCCCCGCAACTACAACCTGCTCGACGACCTGCACACGAAGCCGCGCACCACCTACCTCGCGAAGATCCGCCACCCGAACCGCGAGATCACGCCGGCGCCGCCACCCGCCGAAGACCACGGCGGCGGCGAGGAAGCGCACTGA
- a CDS encoding cytochrome C, translated as MPQIFPKWTLRLPLYAAVALPVVGAIAVGGIWWFFSPEYTDVGYRPAQPVPYSHALHVGELGLDCRYCHASVEESAVSNVPPTQVCMNCHHVAARDSELLEPIRKSIEQDRPMRWVRIHNLPDYAFFDHSVHVGAGVGCRTCHGPVHEMEVVYQVEPLSMSWCLDCHRDPGPHLRPLEAVTDMEWIPTGDHAAFAELAITERSLAPPEDCTGCHR; from the coding sequence TTGCCTCAGATCTTCCCCAAGTGGACCCTCAGGCTACCGCTGTACGCGGCGGTCGCCCTGCCGGTCGTCGGTGCCATTGCCGTGGGCGGCATCTGGTGGTTCTTCTCGCCCGAATACACCGATGTCGGCTACCGCCCGGCGCAGCCCGTGCCCTACAGCCACGCCCTCCACGTGGGCGAACTCGGCCTCGACTGCCGCTACTGCCACGCCTCGGTTGAGGAGTCGGCGGTCTCCAACGTCCCCCCGACCCAGGTCTGCATGAACTGCCACCACGTCGCCGCCCGGGACAGTGAACTGCTGGAGCCGATTCGCAAGAGCATCGAGCAGGATCGTCCGATGCGCTGGGTACGCATCCACAACCTGCCCGACTACGCCTTCTTCGACCACAGCGTCCACGTCGGGGCCGGCGTCGGCTGCCGGACCTGCCACGGTCCGGTCCACGAGATGGAGGTCGTTTACCAGGTGGAGCCTCTGAGTATGAGCTGGTGCCTCGACTGTCACCGCGACCCGGGTCCGCATTTGCGTCCGCTCGAGGCGGTGACCGACATGGAGTGGATACCGACCGGCGACCACGCGGCTTTCGCCGAACTGGCGATCACGGAACGGTCGCTCGCGCCGCCCGAGGACTGCACGGGGTGCCACCGATGA